A genomic segment from Streptomyces sp. NBC_00654 encodes:
- a CDS encoding ATP-binding cassette domain-containing protein: MTDAIVMEGVRKRYGDKRALDGLDLAVARGTVHGVLGPNGAGKTTAVRIMSTLLRHDAGRVEVAGLDVRDRAGEVRRRIGLLGQHAAVDEELSGRQNLEMFGRLYHLGARRAGARADELLERFGLADTGRKAVKQYSGGMRRRLDLAASLITGPQVLFLDEPTTGLDPRGRAEVWNAVRSLVGGGTTVLLTTQYLEEADQLADRISVIDSGRVAAAGTADELKALVGGDRIDVIVRDAARLGEAAALLPGAGLSVDEDRRLLSAPAPDRMAALTRTVRALEEAGIEAEDIAVRRPTLDEVFLSLTDRKTDHAEVAA, encoded by the coding sequence GTGACCGACGCGATCGTCATGGAGGGCGTGCGCAAGCGGTACGGGGACAAGCGCGCCCTGGACGGGCTGGACCTCGCCGTCGCCAGGGGCACCGTGCACGGTGTGCTCGGCCCGAACGGGGCCGGCAAGACCACGGCCGTACGCATCATGTCGACGCTCCTGCGGCACGACGCGGGCCGGGTGGAGGTGGCGGGCCTGGACGTCCGCGACAGGGCGGGCGAGGTGCGGCGCAGGATCGGCCTGCTCGGGCAGCACGCGGCGGTGGACGAGGAGCTGAGCGGCCGGCAGAACCTGGAGATGTTCGGGCGGCTGTACCACCTGGGCGCACGCCGGGCGGGGGCGCGGGCGGACGAACTCCTGGAGCGGTTCGGGCTCGCGGACACCGGGCGCAAGGCCGTCAAGCAGTACAGCGGGGGCATGCGCAGACGGCTCGATCTGGCGGCGTCGCTGATCACCGGTCCGCAGGTGCTGTTCCTGGACGAGCCGACGACCGGCCTCGACCCGCGCGGCCGGGCCGAGGTGTGGAACGCGGTCCGTTCCCTGGTCGGCGGCGGCACCACGGTCCTGCTCACCACGCAGTATCTGGAGGAGGCGGACCAGCTGGCGGACCGGATCTCGGTGATCGACAGCGGCAGGGTGGCCGCGGCGGGCACCGCCGACGAGCTGAAGGCACTGGTCGGCGGCGACCGGATCGATGTGATCGTGCGGGACGCGGCACGGCTGGGGGAGGCGGCGGCGCTCCTGCCCGGCGCGGGCCTGAGCGTCGACGAGGACCGGCGGCTCCTCAGCGCCCCGGCCCCGGACCGGATGGCCGCCCTGACCCGGACCGTACGGGCGCTGGAGGAGGCGGGCATCGAGGCGGAGGACATCGCGGTGCGCCGCCCGACCCTGGACGAGGTGTTCCTGTCCCTCACCGACCGGAAGACGGACCACGCGGAGGTGGCGGCATGA
- a CDS encoding ABC transporter permease has protein sequence MTRRELAHWARQPVQVVVGLVFPVMLLLMFNYLVGGGRGVDGDNTEFLVPGMLALTMAFGLEATMLAVTQDLGKGVIDRFRSMPMVPGAVLVGRSVADMLQSVAALAVMIGVGCAVGWRWHNGLAAALGAVGLLLLLRFAMLWVGIHLAMVAGRPEMVQAVQILVWPVGFLSNVFASPESMPGWLGAVVEWNPMSATATAVRGLFGNPGGATGSWAATHAELLAVLWPVALVAVFFPLAVRRFARLSR, from the coding sequence ATGACCCGGCGCGAACTGGCCCACTGGGCACGGCAGCCGGTCCAGGTGGTCGTCGGCCTGGTCTTCCCGGTGATGCTGCTCCTGATGTTCAACTACCTGGTCGGCGGCGGCCGGGGCGTCGACGGCGACAACACCGAGTTCCTGGTGCCCGGCATGCTCGCGCTCACCATGGCCTTCGGCCTGGAGGCGACGATGCTCGCGGTCACCCAGGACCTGGGCAAGGGGGTCATCGACCGGTTCCGCTCGATGCCGATGGTCCCGGGCGCGGTGCTGGTCGGCCGGAGCGTCGCGGACATGCTCCAGTCGGTGGCGGCCCTGGCCGTGATGATCGGTGTCGGCTGCGCGGTCGGCTGGCGCTGGCACAACGGACTCGCCGCGGCCCTGGGGGCGGTGGGCCTGCTGCTCCTGCTGAGGTTCGCGATGCTGTGGGTCGGCATCCACCTGGCGATGGTGGCGGGCAGGCCGGAGATGGTGCAGGCGGTCCAGATCCTGGTCTGGCCGGTGGGCTTCCTCTCCAACGTCTTCGCCTCCCCCGAGTCGATGCCGGGCTGGCTGGGCGCGGTGGTCGAGTGGAATCCGATGTCGGCGACGGCCACGGCGGTGCGCGGTCTGTTCGGCAACCCGGGCGGTGCGACCGGCTCCTGGGCGGCAACCCACGCCGAACTGCTGGCGGTGCTCTGGCCGGTGGCCCTGGTCGCGGTGTTCTTCCCGCTCGCGGTACGGAGGTTCGCCCGGCTGAGCCGCTGA
- a CDS encoding glutamate decarboxylase translates to MALHRGAHPHRTEPTEERRRLALNPFFGEADPAAGMEFAPPTHRLPDGPLPPSTAYRLVHDELMLDGNSRLNLATFVTTWMEPQAGVLMGECRDKNMIDKDEYPRTAELERRCVAMLADLWNAPDPAAAVGCSTTGSSEACMLAGLALKRRWAARNADRYPATARPNLVMGINVQVCWEKFCTFWEVEARQVPMEGGRFHLDPQAAADLCDENTIGVVGILGSTFDGSYEPVAELCAALDELQERTGLDIPVHVDGASGAMVAPFLDEDLLWDFRLPRVSSINTSGHKYGLVYPGVGWALWRSAAELPEELVFRVNYLGGDMPTFALNFSRPGAQVVAQYYTFLRLGREGYRAVHQASRDVAGGLARAVEDLGDFRLLTRGDELPVFAVTTTADTRAYDVFDVSRRLRERGWLVPAYTFPANRQDLSVLRVVCRNGFSADLAELLIEDLRLLLPELRAQRHPLSHDRSPATSFHH, encoded by the coding sequence ATGGCGCTCCACCGAGGTGCCCATCCGCACCGGACCGAACCCACCGAGGAGCGGCGCCGGCTCGCCCTCAACCCCTTCTTCGGCGAGGCGGACCCGGCGGCGGGGATGGAGTTCGCACCGCCCACGCACCGGCTGCCGGACGGGCCGCTGCCGCCCTCGACGGCGTACCGGCTCGTCCACGACGAGCTGATGCTCGACGGCAACTCCCGCCTCAACCTGGCCACGTTCGTCACCACCTGGATGGAACCCCAGGCCGGGGTGCTGATGGGCGAGTGCCGGGACAAGAACATGATCGACAAGGACGAGTACCCGCGCACCGCCGAGCTGGAGCGGCGCTGTGTGGCGATGCTCGCCGACCTGTGGAACGCGCCCGACCCGGCGGCGGCCGTGGGGTGTTCGACCACGGGGTCGAGCGAGGCGTGCATGCTCGCCGGACTGGCGCTGAAACGGCGCTGGGCGGCCCGGAACGCCGACCGCTACCCGGCCACCGCCCGGCCCAATCTGGTGATGGGCATCAACGTGCAGGTCTGCTGGGAGAAGTTCTGCACGTTCTGGGAGGTCGAGGCGCGGCAGGTCCCGATGGAGGGCGGCCGCTTCCATCTCGACCCGCAGGCCGCGGCGGACCTGTGCGACGAGAACACCATCGGCGTCGTCGGCATCCTCGGCTCCACGTTCGACGGTTCCTACGAGCCCGTCGCGGAGCTGTGCGCGGCCCTGGACGAACTCCAGGAGCGTACGGGTCTCGACATCCCGGTCCATGTGGACGGGGCGTCCGGCGCGATGGTGGCGCCGTTCCTGGACGAGGACCTGCTGTGGGACTTCCGGCTCCCCCGGGTGTCGTCCATCAACACCTCCGGGCACAAGTACGGGCTCGTCTACCCCGGGGTCGGCTGGGCGCTGTGGCGTTCGGCGGCCGAGCTCCCGGAGGAGCTGGTCTTCCGGGTCAACTACCTGGGCGGCGACATGCCGACGTTCGCGCTGAACTTCTCCCGGCCCGGGGCCCAGGTGGTGGCGCAGTACTACACGTTCCTGCGGCTGGGGCGGGAGGGCTACCGGGCCGTCCATCAGGCGTCCCGGGACGTGGCGGGCGGCCTGGCCCGCGCGGTCGAGGATCTGGGCGACTTCCGGCTCCTGACCCGGGGCGACGAGTTGCCGGTGTTCGCCGTGACGACGACGGCGGACACCCGGGCGTACGACGTCTTCGACGTGTCCCGCAGGCTTCGGGAGCGCGGGTGGCTGGTGCCCGCGTACACCTTCCCCGCCAACCGGCAGGATCTGTCGGTCCTGCGCGTGGTGTGCCGCAACGGGTTCTCGGCGGATCTGGCGGAACTCCTGATCGAGGATCTGCGGCTGCTGCTGCCGGAACTCCGGGCGCAGCGCCATCCGTTGAGCCACGACCGGAGTCCGGCCACCTCGTTCCACCACTGA
- the wrbA gene encoding NAD(P)H:quinone oxidoreductase type IV translates to MPTPVNVAVIYYSSTGTVAAMARAIARDAEKAGAEVRLRKAGELAPQAAIDSNPAWAANAKATEDIPEVTPDDMIWADAVIFGSPTRYGNVTAQLKQFLDTLGGLWQAGRLADKVYSGFTSSATAHGGQESTLLALYNTIHHFGGILVAPGYTDPTKFVDGNPYGTSHVAGQGDIPVGEQTLTAARVQAERVVKFTRAIKAGLAAES, encoded by the coding sequence ATGCCCACGCCCGTCAATGTCGCCGTCATCTACTACTCCTCCACCGGCACCGTCGCCGCGATGGCCAGGGCCATCGCGCGGGACGCCGAGAAGGCCGGTGCAGAGGTACGGCTGCGCAAGGCCGGGGAACTCGCCCCGCAGGCGGCCATCGACTCCAACCCCGCGTGGGCCGCCAACGCGAAGGCGACCGAGGACATCCCCGAGGTCACGCCCGACGACATGATCTGGGCGGACGCGGTGATCTTCGGCTCGCCGACCCGGTACGGGAACGTCACCGCCCAGCTCAAGCAGTTCCTCGACACGCTCGGCGGCCTGTGGCAGGCGGGCAGGCTCGCCGACAAGGTGTACAGCGGCTTCACCTCCAGCGCCACCGCCCACGGCGGCCAGGAGTCCACGCTGCTCGCGCTCTACAACACCATCCACCACTTCGGCGGAATCCTTGTCGCGCCCGGCTACACCGACCCGACGAAGTTCGTCGACGGAAACCCGTACGGCACCTCGCACGTCGCGGGACAGGGCGACATCCCGGTCGGTGAACAGACCCTGACCGCCGCCCGCGTCCAGGCGGAGCGGGTCGTGAAGTTCACCCGGGCCATCAAGGCCGGCCTCGCCGCCGAGAGCTGA
- a CDS encoding ion channel protein, producing MAPDSPASAPPAPVPPAPTPARRLLPVVLPALVVGVVSALVLLGVSLVAEELQDVLWETLPDALGIGRYSSLWMIVMLTATGLAVGLVVHTVHGHGGPDPATTGLVDAPMKPGVVPGLLLVTMLALAGGVSLGPENPITAANIALAFWLGRRAAPGAPAELWVSLAAAGTIGALFGTPVAAALILSEALASRGGPGALWDRLFAPLAAGAAGALTMTLIDHPSFDLSLPGYTHPKWGDLLASLVIASAGALLGLVAVYAFPVVHRAFRALRHPVLALTAGGLLLGLLGALGGHLTLFKGLEEVKEISADPSGWSAGEFAVMAVVKMAALTVAATCGFRGGRIFPAVFAGVALGLCAHALVDSVPPAVAASCAVLGVLLAITRQGWLSLFTAAVLVSDAAVLPLLCVATLPAWLLVTGRPQMQLHEDGTPLR from the coding sequence GTGGCCCCTGACTCCCCCGCTTCCGCGCCCCCCGCACCCGTACCCCCCGCGCCCACGCCCGCCCGGCGGCTGCTGCCGGTCGTGCTGCCCGCGCTGGTCGTGGGCGTGGTCTCCGCCCTCGTCCTGCTCGGCGTGAGCCTGGTCGCGGAGGAACTCCAGGACGTGCTGTGGGAGACCCTTCCCGACGCGCTGGGCATCGGCCGGTACTCCTCGCTGTGGATGATCGTGATGCTCACCGCGACCGGCCTCGCCGTCGGCCTGGTCGTCCATACCGTGCACGGCCACGGCGGCCCCGATCCCGCCACCACCGGCCTCGTCGACGCCCCCATGAAGCCCGGTGTCGTCCCGGGACTGCTCCTGGTCACCATGCTGGCGCTGGCCGGCGGGGTGAGCCTCGGCCCGGAGAACCCGATCACCGCCGCCAACATCGCGCTCGCCTTCTGGCTCGGCCGCCGCGCCGCGCCCGGCGCACCCGCCGAACTCTGGGTCTCGCTCGCCGCGGCCGGCACCATCGGCGCCCTGTTCGGCACCCCCGTCGCAGCGGCCCTGATCCTCTCGGAGGCCCTCGCCTCGCGGGGCGGCCCGGGCGCGCTCTGGGACCGGCTCTTCGCCCCGCTCGCGGCGGGCGCGGCCGGGGCGCTGACCATGACACTGATCGACCACCCGAGCTTCGATCTGTCCCTGCCCGGCTACACGCATCCGAAGTGGGGCGATCTGCTCGCCTCGCTCGTGATCGCCTCGGCGGGAGCGCTGCTCGGACTGGTGGCGGTGTACGCCTTCCCGGTGGTGCACCGGGCGTTCCGGGCCCTGCGGCATCCCGTGCTCGCCCTGACGGCGGGCGGGCTGCTGCTGGGGCTGCTGGGCGCGCTGGGCGGACATCTCACCCTCTTCAAGGGGCTCGAAGAGGTGAAGGAGATCTCCGCCGACCCGTCAGGGTGGTCGGCCGGGGAGTTCGCGGTGATGGCCGTGGTGAAGATGGCCGCCCTGACCGTCGCCGCGACCTGCGGCTTCCGGGGCGGCCGGATCTTCCCGGCCGTCTTCGCCGGGGTGGCCCTCGGACTCTGCGCCCATGCGCTGGTCGACTCGGTGCCGCCCGCCGTCGCGGCGTCCTGCGCGGTGCTGGGCGTCCTGCTCGCCATCACCCGGCAGGGCTGGCTGAGCCTGTTCACGGCCGCGGTGCTGGTCAGCGACGCGGCCGTGCTCCCCCTGCTGTGCGTGGCCACACTGCCCGCCTGGCTGCTGGTGACCGGGCGGCCCCAGATGCAACTGCACGAGGACGGTACGCCGCTGAGGTGA
- a CDS encoding YbjQ family protein: MGIEDYGGGQAAQADVLVVTTNDVPGHQVTQVIGEVFGLTVRSRHLGSQIGAGLKSMIGGELKGLTKTLVETRNQAMERLVDQAKARGANAVLMMRFDVTEAADVGTEVCAYGTAAVISKT; encoded by the coding sequence ATGGGCATTGAGGATTACGGCGGCGGCCAGGCGGCCCAGGCGGACGTGCTCGTCGTCACGACGAACGACGTACCCGGCCACCAGGTGACACAGGTGATCGGTGAGGTGTTCGGGCTGACGGTGCGCTCCCGTCACCTCGGCAGCCAGATCGGCGCCGGGCTGAAGTCGATGATCGGCGGCGAGCTGAAGGGGCTGACCAAGACCCTGGTCGAGACCCGTAACCAGGCGATGGAGCGGCTCGTCGATCAGGCGAAGGCGCGCGGCGCCAACGCGGTGCTGATGATGCGGTTCGACGTCACCGAGGCGGCCGATGTGGGCACGGAGGTCTGCGCGTACGGGACGGCGGCGGTGATCAGCAAGACGTAG
- a CDS encoding DedA family protein, with protein sequence MNTLALGPSWLDPDYLLNTFGLPGLLLIVFAESGLLIGFFLPGDSLLFTTGLLVTTGDLKYPLWLVCTLVALAAIIGDQVGYLFGRKVGPSLFKRPDSRLFKQENVEKAHDFFEKYGPKSLVLARFVPIVRTFTPIIAGVSRMNYRSFITYNIIGGILWGVGVTVLGALLGKIDFVHAHIELILILIVLISVVPIVIEFLRARSKSKKAAAREQRDGDGRPPTGGSSSSGQRGRHAKR encoded by the coding sequence TTGAATACGCTTGCGCTCGGCCCGAGCTGGCTGGACCCGGACTATCTGCTCAACACCTTCGGACTTCCCGGCCTTCTTCTCATCGTCTTCGCCGAGTCCGGACTGCTGATCGGTTTCTTCCTGCCCGGCGACTCCCTGCTGTTCACCACGGGCCTGCTGGTGACCACGGGCGATCTGAAGTACCCGCTCTGGCTGGTCTGCACCCTGGTGGCGCTGGCGGCGATCATCGGCGACCAGGTCGGCTATCTCTTCGGCCGGAAGGTGGGCCCGTCCCTCTTCAAGCGCCCCGACTCTCGCCTCTTCAAGCAGGAGAACGTGGAGAAGGCCCACGACTTCTTCGAGAAGTACGGCCCGAAGTCGCTGGTCCTGGCCCGCTTCGTGCCCATCGTGCGGACCTTCACGCCGATCATCGCCGGTGTCAGCCGGATGAACTACCGCTCGTTCATCACGTACAACATCATCGGCGGCATCCTCTGGGGCGTCGGTGTCACGGTGCTCGGTGCCCTGCTCGGCAAGATCGACTTCGTGCACGCGCACATCGAGCTGATCCTCATCCTGATCGTGCTGATCTCGGTGGTGCCGATCGTGATCGAGTTCCTGCGCGCCCGCAGCAAGTCGAAGAAGGCGGCGGCCCGGGAGCAGCGTGACGGCGACGGCCGTCCGCCGACGGGCGGGAGCTCGTCCTCCGGCCAGCGCGGCCGGCACGCCAAGCGCTGA
- a CDS encoding threonine/serine exporter ThrE family protein: MVAEQGGPEDQKPQSDEARSAFSAPAGTGRPASPPEDDHPTSEFALPPGVQTDAPGGSGGGSGTASGGGTGSGSGGGSNSDTLSSAFAPPRTYNAQHSPPAFTPAQGIPMIRLTKEAPWQDRMRTMLRMPVTERPAAESVQRTDDVGPAVPRVLDLTLRIGELLLAGGEGAEDVEAAMFAVTRSYGLDRSEPTVTFTLLSISHQPSLVDDPVTASRTVRRRGTDYTRLAAVFRLIDDITTEEADVSLEEAYRRLAEIRRNRHPYPGWVLTAAAGLLAGAASVLVGGGMLVFLVAAAGAMLGDRLAWLCAGRGLPEFYQFMVAAMPPAAMGVALTLTHSTDIRPSAVITGGLFALLPGRALVAGVQDGLTGYYITAAARLLEVMYFFIGIVTGVLLILYLGVQLGVGLNPDARFVPNDRPVLQILASMALSLAFAVLLQQERSTVLMVTLNGGVAWIIYGAMARTSDVSPVAATAVAAGLVGLFGQLFSRYRYTSSLPFITAAIGPLLPGSATYFGLLGVAQGELDTGLASLSTAVATALSIAIGVNLGSEISRLFMRVPGTVEGATRRAAKRTRGF, encoded by the coding sequence GTGGTGGCGGAACAGGGCGGTCCCGAGGACCAGAAGCCCCAGTCCGACGAGGCGCGCAGCGCCTTCTCCGCGCCTGCCGGGACGGGCCGGCCCGCCTCTCCGCCCGAGGACGACCACCCGACGTCGGAGTTCGCCCTGCCGCCCGGTGTGCAGACCGATGCGCCCGGCGGCTCGGGTGGGGGGTCCGGTACCGCCTCCGGTGGCGGTACCGGAAGCGGCTCGGGCGGCGGGTCGAACTCCGACACGCTGAGTTCCGCTTTCGCGCCGCCCCGGACCTACAACGCCCAGCATTCGCCGCCCGCGTTCACCCCGGCGCAGGGCATACCGATGATCCGGCTGACCAAGGAAGCCCCCTGGCAGGACCGGATGCGCACGATGCTGCGGATGCCGGTGACCGAGCGCCCGGCCGCCGAGAGCGTGCAGAGGACGGACGACGTGGGCCCCGCCGTGCCGCGCGTGCTCGACCTGACGCTGCGTATCGGGGAGCTGCTGCTGGCGGGCGGCGAGGGTGCCGAGGACGTCGAGGCGGCCATGTTCGCGGTGACGCGTTCGTACGGTCTGGACCGGTCGGAGCCCACCGTCACCTTCACCCTGCTGTCCATCTCGCACCAGCCGTCGCTGGTCGACGACCCGGTGACGGCGAGCCGTACCGTACGCCGCCGGGGAACGGACTACACCCGGCTGGCCGCCGTGTTCCGGCTGATCGACGACATCACCACGGAAGAGGCCGATGTCTCGCTGGAGGAGGCCTACCGGCGCCTCGCGGAGATCCGCCGCAACCGGCACCCGTACCCGGGCTGGGTGCTGACCGCCGCCGCCGGGCTGCTCGCCGGTGCGGCCTCGGTCCTGGTCGGCGGTGGCATGCTGGTCTTCCTCGTGGCGGCGGCCGGCGCGATGCTCGGGGACCGGCTGGCCTGGCTCTGCGCCGGGCGCGGGCTGCCGGAGTTCTACCAGTTCATGGTCGCGGCCATGCCGCCCGCCGCGATGGGCGTCGCGCTGACCCTGACCCATTCCACCGACATCCGTCCGTCCGCGGTGATCACCGGTGGGCTGTTCGCGCTGCTCCCCGGGCGGGCGCTGGTCGCGGGTGTGCAGGACGGCCTGACCGGCTACTACATCACCGCCGCGGCCCGGCTGCTCGAAGTCATGTACTTCTTCATCGGCATCGTCACCGGTGTGCTGCTCATCCTCTATCTGGGGGTGCAGCTGGGGGTCGGGCTGAATCCGGACGCACGGTTCGTGCCCAACGACCGGCCGGTGCTGCAGATCCTGGCGTCGATGGCCCTGAGCCTGGCGTTCGCCGTCCTGCTCCAGCAGGAACGTTCCACCGTGCTCATGGTGACGCTCAACGGGGGCGTGGCCTGGATCATCTACGGGGCGATGGCCCGTACCAGTGACGTCTCCCCCGTGGCCGCCACGGCGGTGGCCGCCGGACTGGTGGGCCTGTTCGGACAGTTGTTCTCGCGCTACCGGTACACGTCCTCGCTGCCGTTCATCACGGCGGCGATCGGGCCCCTGCTGCCCGGTTCGGCGACGTACTTCGGACTGCTGGGTGTGGCACAGGGCGAGCTGGACACGGGGCTGGCCTCGCTGTCGACGGCGGTGGCGACCGCGCTGTCCATCGCGATCGGAGTGAACCTGGGGAGCGAGATCTCCCGGCTGTTCATGCGGGTGCCGGGCACGGTCGAGGGTGCGACCCGCCGCGCGGCCAAGCGGACACGCGGCTTCTGA
- a CDS encoding inorganic diphosphatase produces the protein MEFDVTIEIPKGSRNKYEVDHETGRIRLDRRLFTSTSYPADYGFVENTLGEDGDPLDALVILDEPTFPGCLIKCRAIGMFRMTDEAGGDDKLLCVPASDPRVEHLRDIHHVSEFDRLEIQHFFEVYKDLEPGKSVEGADWVGRAEAEAEIEASYKRLEAQGGAH, from the coding sequence GTGGAGTTCGACGTCACCATCGAGATTCCGAAGGGTTCGCGGAACAAGTACGAGGTGGACCACGAGACCGGCCGGATCCGTCTGGACCGTCGCCTCTTCACCTCGACCAGTTACCCCGCCGACTACGGATTCGTCGAGAACACCCTGGGCGAGGACGGCGACCCGCTGGACGCGCTGGTCATCCTGGACGAGCCGACCTTCCCCGGCTGCCTCATCAAGTGCCGCGCCATCGGCATGTTCCGCATGACGGACGAGGCCGGCGGCGACGACAAGCTGCTGTGCGTCCCGGCGTCCGACCCCCGGGTGGAGCACCTGCGCGACATCCACCACGTGTCGGAGTTCGACCGCCTGGAGATCCAGCACTTCTTCGAGGTCTACAAGGACCTGGAGCCCGGCAAGTCCGTCGAGGGCGCCGACTGGGTCGGCCGCGCCGAGGCGGAGGCCGAGATCGAGGCCTCGTACAAGCGTCTTGAGGCCCAGGGCGGCGCGCACTGA
- the dacB gene encoding D-alanyl-D-alanine carboxypeptidase/D-alanyl-D-alanine-endopeptidase, which produces MADPVERPSIKPLNKWGGLKDTLKDKLKDPKKTFGSDNWPLVTGSALLGLVVAAGAVIAAGPWDSGQRKAEQEWAAARDRTGGAHHGRTVPGGPAPAPSAPAVLSALGTTAGRAVPKAPKAPKDTAGLPDALGRLLDAPALGTRATAAVIDTATGEQLYGHGAATLMTPASTVKIATAAAALSALGPGHRITTTVRASPDLRTVTLVGGGDPTLDKAALRSLAAGTARALRAKGVTEADLRYDTSRYSGPALHPIGPNENIAPVSALMVDEGRLDRSDRGPAPRTEDPAGDAARAFAGYLGDNGVDTGSEPRAGRAPAASEPVATHRSAPLSGLVERALTNSDNDIAEALARQTALAAGEPADFKGSRRAVTAQLKKLKVPVTGARLADGSGLDRDDRVSAGTLAALLARAADPDHPELRPVLTGLPVAGFSGTLGNRYTGTSGGTGLIRAKTGTLTGVNALAGTVVDHRGRLLAFAFLASGTPSAAEAEPALDALATALTGNTR; this is translated from the coding sequence GTGGCCGATCCGGTGGAAAGACCCTCGATCAAGCCGTTGAACAAGTGGGGCGGACTGAAAGACACGCTCAAGGACAAGCTGAAGGACCCGAAGAAGACGTTCGGGTCGGACAACTGGCCGCTCGTCACAGGCTCCGCGCTGCTCGGCCTGGTCGTCGCGGCCGGCGCCGTCATCGCCGCCGGTCCCTGGGACTCCGGTCAGCGTAAGGCCGAGCAGGAGTGGGCTGCCGCCCGGGATCGTACAGGTGGCGCACATCACGGCCGGACCGTGCCCGGCGGGCCGGCCCCCGCCCCCAGCGCGCCCGCCGTGCTGAGCGCGCTCGGCACCACCGCCGGCCGGGCGGTCCCCAAGGCCCCCAAGGCCCCCAAGGACACAGCCGGCCTCCCGGACGCCCTCGGCCGGCTGCTCGACGCGCCCGCCCTCGGCACCCGCGCCACCGCCGCCGTGATCGACACGGCCACCGGCGAGCAGCTGTACGGGCACGGGGCCGCCACCTTGATGACCCCGGCCTCCACCGTGAAGATCGCCACCGCGGCCGCCGCGCTCTCCGCCCTCGGCCCCGGCCACCGCATCACCACGACGGTCCGGGCCTCGCCCGACCTGCGCACCGTGACCCTCGTCGGCGGCGGCGACCCCACCCTCGACAAGGCGGCTCTGCGCTCGCTGGCGGCCGGTACCGCGCGGGCCCTGCGCGCGAAGGGTGTCACCGAGGCGGACCTGCGCTACGACACCTCCCGCTACTCCGGGCCCGCCCTGCACCCCATCGGGCCCAACGAGAACATCGCCCCCGTCAGCGCCCTGATGGTCGACGAGGGCCGCCTCGACCGCAGCGACCGCGGCCCGGCCCCGCGCACCGAGGACCCGGCCGGGGACGCCGCCCGCGCCTTCGCGGGGTATCTCGGCGACAACGGCGTCGACACGGGGTCCGAGCCCCGCGCCGGCCGCGCCCCCGCCGCGTCCGAGCCGGTCGCCACCCACCGCTCCGCCCCGCTGTCCGGCCTCGTCGAACGGGCCCTGACCAACAGCGACAACGACATCGCCGAGGCGCTCGCCCGGCAGACCGCCCTCGCGGCGGGCGAACCGGCCGACTTCAAGGGCTCCCGGCGCGCCGTCACCGCACAGCTCAAGAAGCTGAAGGTGCCGGTGACCGGCGCCCGCCTCGCCGACGGCAGCGGCCTCGACCGCGACGACCGGGTCTCCGCCGGAACGCTCGCCGCGCTGCTGGCCCGCGCCGCCGACCCGGACCACCCCGAACTCCGCCCCGTGCTCACCGGTCTCCCGGTGGCGGGCTTCAGCGGCACCCTCGGCAACCGCTACACCGGGACCTCCGGCGGCACCGGTCTGATCCGCGCCAAGACCGGCACCCTCACCGGCGTCAACGCCCTCGCCGGAACGGTCGTCGACCACCGGGGCCGGCTCCTCGCCTTCGCCTTCCTCGCCTCCGGCACCCCGTCGGCGGCCGAGGCCGAACCCGCCCTCGACGCCCTGGCCACCGCGCTCACCGGGAACACCCGATGA